A region of Ornithorhynchus anatinus isolate Pmale09 chromosome 5, mOrnAna1.pri.v4, whole genome shotgun sequence DNA encodes the following proteins:
- the CROCC gene encoding rootletin — protein MSSGEAEQKLEVVIEKLESQLLDCGKKQEEKEEEVEEEEKEEEETQSAPGPAQDSPPSCLAARIREIVTRNLSEREGSGAASYEVEMASLLSLQEENRILQQELSRIEDLLAQSRADRDELAIKYNAISERLEPALQLESGGPGRDSGEPRGLVQQNVELRRQLEEEQAAYKRKLQAYQEGQQRQAQLVQKLQAKVLQYKKKCEEVEQQLLEKSTLLEQQRLVNHLDLTDSRLRLDEEQSRELENTLIRLEEEQQRSASLVQVNAMLRDQLEQASIANQALSDDIRKLTSDWTRSRDVLEQREAEWRREAESFNAYFSSEHSRLLLLWRQVVGFRRHVGQMKASTERDLCQLRGELARTARAIQAAGVGLSGSLRLAESGREAALERQTVLRAQLEEQLRDKGRELIQLQMKGDLEKADLSARVTELALSLERLQSQAAEKERANEALTQKLETLEAARLQEQTVLEAEELETLRTESEVLQQTLRDLAQAVLSDADSGVQLSGPERTPEASDASLRGLSSSLCTPSPLRPCSPRRCGSPACSDSTLALVHSALHKRQLQVQDMRGRYEASQDLLGSLRKQLGQGEGERRALEKRLLQLQDKLDGAAQAKEDVQREAQRLRSITDLLSSEKSELAGNVQALQQQVASLRQEQEKLQLASGDLQRQRDQLAEEKDDAIQDRERARREIERSHKQLEQVEVKKSGLAKELVLAKEALSKATLEKDVLEAEKAEVTEALSKVEASRVELELAMGKLKAEEASLRDSLSKLSALNESLAQDKLELNRAIVQLEEERGALLGQRREAEQEKGSMRDQLVRLEQEKLELKAGRQGLERALREAQDTRDRLERQLSTLHRERAQLQEQLAQLSRQRSGQEEELLQARREGERQAETLARTAREQESLTKEKASLAVQLAASERENRSLAEETTSLRSEKEALETSLFDLQHQLGHLEGRKEQLESENQALLLAKETLHVELTALRRQTEAEGQRAARDKEDLVQKLARVEQEAQATLRGEQTAHEEAVERLHREKEAARRELEAERTELVHRFTQEREELLARFEAEKEELSEEITALQQERDESLLLAENEKQQALSLKESEKTALSEKLSGTQQSLAAISMEMERQKRDTLSRQEQDRSTINSLTAELRSLRAQFEEAITAHEREVKMLHEQAWDLGKQRESCLREVEELRSQLQLLEDARDGVRRELLEAQRKMREGQEGREAQRQETLELRRSLGDSAKEREALRCSNEELRAAVKRAEGERICLKRANEDKEQKLALMEEARAAAGREAGELRTGLQEVERSRLEARRELQELRRQMKVLDSENTKKSQEVGELQARLALGEQAEKESQREVFGLKQKLRQSEANWETAQKEIQALQRKLSELEGEFRARERGLLGSLEEARGTEKKLLDNARHLDLKLEGAQAQAAELGLRLSAAEGRAQGLEAELARVEGQRREGEFQLSSLRSALRRTLGIGRTGRPPSPAPWRRARSPRRVVSPTRGAEPAGEGRSSSGADPTTPERSPGSRPRSPEPVLSPPPGDLDLEAVRAALREFLQELRDAQRERDQARAQAAALSRQLAEVEAERAGTGARVQQLQELMAESEEGRRSADGRLNEAQTALVLQEETVRRGERERRTALEQVAALERSLQAAESESRAQQEKISKMKANEAKLESDKRRLKEVLDASESRGTKLELLRRALEGELQRSRRGLGDREAEVHALSEQVDTLQRQVADSELKADALQLTVERLSGALAKAEQNEEALREKVQGLTGALAESSGSIGSARDKNLQLQKALTASEHDRRVLQERLDAARQAVSEAKKQSHSLAEQAQTLRSEQAELERQQKELEGQVQQLQELLRQRQEGEWAALRAVQRLQEERGVLQERLASLQRALAHLESEKREVERSALRLEKDRLALKKTLDKVAREKLQSHEDWMRLSAEKGRLDRSLAGTEQELTEAQGQIQQLEAQVAELEQTPSQGLLEAASRHRQELQGEVERLRGAQAQAERTLEARERAHRQRVRGLEEQIATLKEQLQQEIRKCPPHFSPSSNLSGN, from the exons ATGAGCTCAGGGGAGGCCGAGCAGAAGCTGGAGGTGGTCATCGAG AAGCTGGAGAGCCAACTCCTGGACTGCggaaagaagcaggaggagaaggaggaagaggtggaagaggaggaaaaggaggaggaggagacccaaTCAGCTCCGGGCCCAGCACAGGACTCCCCGCCCTCCTGCCTGGCCGCCCGCATCCGAGAGATCGTCACCCGCAATCTGtcggaaagggagggctcag GCGCCGCCTCCTACGAGGTAGAGATGGCGTCCCTCCTGTCACTCCAGGAGGAGAATCGGATCCTGCAGCAGGAACTGTCCCGGATCGAAGACCTGTTGGCCCAGAGCCGGGCCGACCGGGATGAGCTGGCCATCAAGTACAACGCCATCAGCGAGCGG CTGGAGCCGGCCCTGCAGCTGGAGTCTGGCGGGCCCGGGCGGGACTCTGGGGAGCCCAGGGGCCTGGTCCAACAGAATGTTGAGCTGCGGCGGCAGCTAGAGGAGGAGCAGGCCGCCTACAAGAGGAAGCTGCAGGCCTACCAGGAGGGGCAGCAACGCCAGGCCCAGCTTGTGCAAAAGCTGCAGGCCAAG GTTCTCCAGTACAAGAAGAAGTGTGAAGAGGTGGAGCAGCAACTCCTGGAGAAATCCACACTGCTGGAGCAGCAACGCCTGGTG AACCACCTGGACCTGACTGACTCGCGGCTGCGGCTGGATGAAGAGCAGAGCCGGGAGCTGGAGAACACGCTGATTCGACTGGAGGAGGAACAGCAGAG gaGTGCCAGCCTGGTCCAGGTGAATGCCATGCTGCGGGACCAGCTGGAACAGGCCAGCATCGCCAACCAGGCCCTGAGCGATGACATCCGCAAACTGACCAGCGACTGGACCCGCAGCCGAGATGTGCTGGAGCAGCGGGAGGCGGAGTGGAGGCGCgaggcggag TCCTTCAACGCCTACTTCAGCAGCGAGCACAGCCGCCTGCTGCTGCTCTGGAGACAGGTGGTGGGCTTCCGGAGGCACGTCGGCCAAATGAAGGCCTCCACGGAGAG GGACCTGTGTCAGCTGCGAGGGGAGCTGGCACGGACGGCCCGGGCCATCCAGGCGGCCGGAGTCGGGCTGAGCGGGAGCCTGCGCCTGGCGGAGAGCGGCAGAGAGGCGGCCCTGGAGCGACAGACCGTGCTGCGGGCCCAGCTGGAGGAGCAGCTGCGGGACAAGGGCCGCGAGTTGATCCAACTCCAAATGAAGGGCGACCTGGAGAAGGCGGACCTGAGCGCCAG AGTGACCGAATTGGCACTGTCCCTGGAGCGGCTGCAGAGCCAGGCTGCCGAGAAGGAGCGGGCCAACGAGGCCCTGACCCAGAAGCTGGAGACCCTG GAGGCCGCGCGGCTGCAGGAGCAGACGGTTCTGGAAGCGGAGGAGCTGGAGACCCTGAGGACTGAATCGGAGGTGCTGCAGCAGACCTTGAGGGACCTGGCTCAG GCCGTCCTGTCAGATGCAGACAGCGGGGTTCAGCTGAGCGGGCCGGAGCGCACCCCGGAGGCCTCGGACGCCAGCCTGCGTGGCCTCTCCTCGAGCCTGTGCACCCCCTCCCCGCTGCGCCCCTGCTCCCCCCGCCGCTGCGGCTCCCCGGCCTGCTCGGACTCCACGCTGGCCCTGGTCCACTCCGCCCTGCACAAGAGGCAGCTCCAGGTTCAG GACATGCGGGGGAGGTACGAGGCGAGCCAGGACCTGCTGGGCTCCCTGCGGAAGCAGCTGGGCCAGGGCGAGGGGGAGCGGCGGGCCCTGGAGAAGCGGCTGCTGCAGCTGCAAGACAAGCTTGATGGAGCGGCTCAGGCCAAGGAGGATGTCCAGAGAGAGGCTCAGCGGCTCCGAAGCATCACTGACCTCCTGAGCAG TGAGAAGAGCGAACTGGCCGGAAATGTCCAGGCCCTGCAGCAGCAGGTGGCCTCCCTGcggcaggagcaggagaagcTGCAGTTGGCCAGCGGGGACCTGCAGCGGCAGAGGGATCAGCTGGCGGAGGAGAAGGACGACGCCATCCAGGACAGGGAGCGGGCCCGCAGGGAGATCGAGCGAag CCACAAGCAGCTGGAGCAGGTGGAGGTGAAGAAGTCAGGTCTGGCCAAGGAGCTGGTGCTGGCGAAAGAGGCGTTGAGCAAGGCCACGCTGGAGAAGGACGTGCTGGAGGCCGAGAAGGCGGAAGTGACGGAGGCGCTGAGCAAG GTTGAGGCCAGCAGGGTGGAGCTGGAGTTGGCCATGGGGAAGCTGAAGGCGGAGGAGGCCTCTCTGCGAGACTCGCTGTCTAAACTGAGCGCCCTCAACGAGAGCTTGGCCCAGGACAAACTGGAGCTGAACCGGGCCATtgtgcag CTGGAAGAGGAGCGAGGGGCCCTGctggggcagaggcgggaggcgGAGCAGGAGAAGGGCTCCATGCGGGACCAGCTGGTGCGGCTGGAGCAGGAGAAGCTGGAGCTGAAGGCCGGACGGCAGGGGCTGGAGCGGGCCCTACGCGAGGCCCAGGATACCCGGGACCGCCTGGAGCGTCAGCTGTCCACCTTGCACAGGGAACGGGCTCAGCTGCAGGAACAGTTGGCACAG CTGTCGCGTCAGCGGagcgggcaggaggaggagctgctgcaggcgcggcgggagggggagcggcAGGCCGAGACTCTGGCCCGGACGGCGCGGGAGCAGGAGTCGCTCACCAAGGAGAAGGCCAGCCTGGCGGTGCAGCTGGCTGCCTCCGAGCGGGAGAACCGGTCCCTGGCTGAGGAGACTACCAGCCTCCG GTCAGAGAAGGAAGCCCTGGAGACCAGCTTATTTGACCTGCAGCACCAGTTGGGGCACCTGGAAGGCCGGAAGGAACAGCTGGAGTCTGAGAACCAGGCCCTGCTCCTGGCCAAGGAGACGCTGCATG TGGAGCTGACGGCCCTGCGGAGACAGACGGAGGCCGAGGGGCAGAGGGCGGCGAGAGACAAGGAGGACCTGGTGCAGAAGCTGGCCCGGGTGGAGCAGGAGGCCCAGGCCACGCTGCGGGGGGAGCAGACCGCGCACGAGGAGGCCGTGGAGCGACTCCACAGGGAGAAG GAGGCGGCCCGGCGGGAGCTGGAGGCAGAGCGGACAGAACTGGTGCACCGGTTCACCCAAGAGAGGGAGGAGCTACTCGCCCGCTTcgaagcagagaaggaggagctgAGCGAGGAGATCACCGCTCTGCAGCAAGAGCGAGATGAGAGCCTCCTCCTggctgagaatgagaagcagcag GCGCTGTCCCTCAAGGAGTCGGAGAAGACGGCTCTGTCCGAGAAGCTGAGTGGCACCCAGCAGAGCCTGGCCGCCATCTCCATGGAGATGGAGCGTCAGAAGCGCGACACCTTGAGTCGGCAGGAGCAGGACCGG AGCACGATCAACTCGCTGACGGCGGAGCTGAGGAGCCTACGGGCCCAGTTCGAGGAAGCCATCACGGCCCATGAGCGGGAGGTGAAGATGCTGCACGAGCAGGCTTGGGATCTGGGCAAGCAGCGGGAGTCCTGCCTCCGGGAG GTGGAGGAGCTGCGGAGCCAGCTGCAGCTGTTGGAGGATGCGCGAGACGGGGTGCGGCGGGAGCTCCTGGAGGCCCAGCGGAAAAtgcgggaggggcaggaagggcgcGAAGCCCAGCGCCAGGAGACCCTGGAACTGCGTCGCAGTCTGGGGGACAGTGCCAAGGAACGCGAGGCCCTCCGCTGCTCCAATGAGGAGCTACGGGCTGCCGTGAAGAGGGCTGAGGGCGAGAGGATCTG CCTGAAACGTGCCAACGAGGACAAGGAGCAGAAACTGGCCCTCATGGAGGAGGCCCGGGCGGCAGCGGGCAGGGAAGCCGGGGAGCTGCGGACCGGGCTGCAGGAAGTGGAGAGGTCACGGCTGGAGGCTCGCCGGGAGCTACAGGAACTGAGGCGGCAG ATGAAGGTGCTGGACAGCGAGAACACCAAGAAAAGCCAGGAGGTGGGGGAGCTGCAGGCCCGCCTAGCACTGGGGGAGCAGGCGGAGAAAGAGAGCCAACGAGAGGTCTTCGGCCTGAAGCAGAAACTCCGGCAGAGCGAGGCCAACTGGGAGACAGCTCAGAAAGAG ATTCAGGCCTTGCAGAGGAAGCTGTCGGAGCTGGAGGGGGAGTTCCGGGCGCGGGAGCGGGGCCTGttgggctccctggaggaggcacGGGGGACCGAAAAGAAGCTGCTGGACAACGCCCGCCACTTGGACCTGAAGCTGGAGGGGGCCCAGGCCCAAGCCGCCGAACTGGGGCTGCGACTGAGTGCGGCCGAAGGCCGGGCCCAGGGCCTGGAGGCGGAGCTGGCCCGGGTcgagggacagaggagggaaggggagttccAGCTGAGCAGCCTGCGCTCCGCGTTGCGACGCACTCTGGGCATCGGTCGGACCGGGCggcctcccagccccgccccctggcgCCGCGCCCGCTCTCCCCGCAGGGTCGTCTCCCCCACGAGAG GAGCCGAGCCAGCCGGCGAGGGCCGCAGCAGCAGCGGGGCTGACCCCACGACACCCGAGCGCAGCCCTGGCTCTCGTCCGCGGTCCCCGGAGCCcgtgctctccccgccccccggggacctGGATCTCGAGGCTGTGCGGGCAGCTCTCCGAGAATTCCTGCAGGAGCTGCGGGATGCCCAGCGAGAACGG GACCAAGCGCGGGCCCAGGCGGCAGCCCTGAGCCGCCAGCTGGCGGAGGTGGAGGCGGAGCGGGCCGGCACCGGAGCCCGGGTTCAGCAGCTGCAGGAGCTGATGGCAGAGAGTGAGGAGG GACGGCGCAGCGCGGACGGGCGGCTGAACGAGGCCCAGACGGCGCTGGTGCTGCAGGAAGAGACCGTGCGGCGTGGCGAGAGGGAGCGCAGGACTGCCCTGGAACAGGTAGCGGCCCTGGAGCGGAGCCTGCAGGCAGCGGAAAGTGAAAGCCGGGCCCAACAG GAGAAGATCAGCAAGATGAAAGCCAACGAGGCCAAGCTGGAGAGCGACAAGCGCCGTCTGAAGGAGGTCCTGGACGCGTCGGAAAGTCGTGGCACCAAGCTGGAGCTGCTGCGGCGGGCGCTGGAGGGGGAACTGCAGCGCAGCCGCCGCGGGCTGGGCGACCGTGAGGCCGAGGTCCACGCCCTGAGCGAGCAGGTGGACACGCTCCAGAGACAG GTGGCGGACAGCGAGCTGAAGGCGGATGCCCTGCAACTGACCGTGGAGCGGCTGAGTGGGGCCCTGGCCAAGGCGGAGCAGAACGAGGAGGCCTTGCGGGAGAAGGTGCAGGGTCTCACCGGGGCGCTGGCCGAGAGCAGTGGCAGCATCGGTTCCGCCCGGGACAAAAACCTGCAGCTGCAGAAGGCGCTGACAGCCAGCGAGCACGACCGCAGGGTCCTGCAG GAGCGCCTGGATGCTGCCCGCCAGGCTGTGTCCGAGGCCAAGAAGCAGAGCCACTCCCTGGCGGAGCAGGCCCAGACCCTGCGCAGTGAGCAGGCCGAGCTGGAGCGGCAGCAGAAGGAGCTGGAGGGCCAAgtgcagcagctgcaggag CTGTTGCGGCAGCGGCAGGAAGGCGAGTGGGCCGCCCTGCGGGCTGTGCAGAGGCTgcaggaggagcggggcgtgctgCAGGAGCGGCTGGCCAGCCTGCAGCGCGCCCTGGCCCACCTGGAGAGCGAGAAGCGAGAAGTGGAGCGCTCGGCCCTGCGCCTGGAGAAAGACCGGCTCGCCCTGAAGAAGACCCTGgacaag GTGGCACGCGAGAAGCTACAGAGCCACGAGGACTGGATGAGGCTGAGCGCCGAGAAAGGCCGGCTGGATCGCTCTCTTGCTGGCACCGAGCAAgagctgactgaggcccaggggcagATCCAACAGCTGGAG GCccaggtggccgagctggagcAGACGCCCTCGCAGGGCCTGCTGGAGGCGGCCTCGCGGCATCGGCAGGAGCTGCAGGGGGAGGTGGAGCGGCTCCGgggggcccaggcccaggccgagCGCACGCTGGAGGCCCGGGAGCGGGCCCACCGCCAGCGGGTcagggggctggaggagcag attGCCACTCTGAAGGAGCAGCTGCAGCAGGAGATCCGGAAGTGcccaccccatttctctccctcctccaatctgtcaGGAAACTGA